The Micromonospora sp. Llam0 genome contains a region encoding:
- a CDS encoding DUF397 domain-containing protein, translated as MNEPAWRKSSRSNGSSGNCVEVADNLPGRVLVRDTKDRDGGTLAFGPSAWRSFVELTKHH; from the coding sequence ATCAATGAACCAGCGTGGCGGAAGTCGTCTCGGTCGAACGGTTCATCCGGCAACTGCGTCGAGGTGGCCGACAACCTGCCCGGCCGGGTGCTGGTCCGGGACACCAAGGACCGCGACGGCGGCACCCTGGCCTTCGGCCCGTCCGCCTGGCGCTCCTTCGTCGAGCTGACCAAGCACCACTGA
- a CDS encoding helix-turn-helix transcriptional regulator, with protein MTELPVELRRLRLSQRMNQTQLAKAVGVSKSLIASFETGRLVPKEDTAKDLDKLLNSGDQLQQLSREGREDRQPWLRSWVDHERRAVLLRAWEPTLVPGLLQTEAYMRQVFAAVPSNRVRFEEVIATRQTRQRAVLDRDPPVEMVVLVEETALRRGPREVMKDQLAHLVDLGHRPNIRIRAVPESAGLHAGLGGPLALATMSDGRRVGYLDDLLRGRVATTAGDVLELELVWEAVNELALSADQTRDLMLRMIQ; from the coding sequence ATGACTGAACTACCTGTGGAGCTTCGACGGCTCCGACTGTCTCAGCGCATGAACCAGACTCAGTTGGCCAAAGCGGTAGGCGTGTCGAAGTCGCTCATCGCCAGCTTCGAGACCGGCCGGCTGGTGCCCAAGGAGGACACCGCTAAGGATCTCGACAAGTTACTGAACTCCGGTGACCAGCTTCAGCAGCTGTCCAGGGAGGGCAGAGAGGACCGCCAGCCGTGGCTGCGCTCCTGGGTCGATCACGAGCGACGCGCGGTGTTGCTGCGGGCCTGGGAGCCGACCCTGGTCCCTGGGCTGCTGCAGACCGAGGCGTACATGCGGCAGGTCTTCGCTGCCGTGCCGTCCAACCGGGTCCGGTTCGAGGAGGTGATCGCGACCCGTCAGACGCGGCAGCGCGCGGTGCTGGACCGCGATCCTCCGGTGGAGATGGTGGTCCTGGTCGAGGAGACGGCGTTGCGTCGTGGTCCACGCGAGGTGATGAAGGATCAGCTTGCCCACCTGGTCGACCTCGGGCACCGGCCGAACATCCGGATCCGGGCGGTCCCCGAGTCGGCCGGGCTCCACGCTGGCCTCGGTGGCCCGCTGGCGCTGGCCACCATGAGCGACGGGAGGCGGGTCGGTTACCTGGACGATCTGCTGCGTGGACGCGTCGCCACCACCGCTGGTGACGTACTCGAACTGGAACTAGTCTGGGAAGCAGTCAACGAGTTGGCGCTGTCCGCCGACCAGACCCGAGACCTGATGTTAAGGATGATCCAGTGA
- a CDS encoding glycoside hydrolase family 1 protein — protein MRRFPDGFLFGVATSGHQTEGDNTSSDTWHLENVAPTVFAERSGRACNSWELWRDDLDLVQAMGLGAFRFSVEWSRVEPEEGGFSTEALDHYAAIVDSCAQRGLAAVVTLNHMTCPNWFAARGGWLDPAAPELFARYCDQVMRHLGDRITMAVTLNEPNLPQLLSWADVPESVQKLERVTLEAAGAAAGVPRYRVSNIMLPEEFDAMRDGMTAGHLAARTAIKARWPDLPVGLSIAIVDDRVAGDDVTLRDRKRAEVYDHWLRPASDDDFIGIQNYESAVYDANGLLPPPPGAALHQLGSAIDPTSLGGAVRYAYQVSGVPVFVTEHGVGVDDDALRADFIEPSLAGLLDAIDDGVPVLGYCHWTLLDNFEWAAGYRFHFGLHTVDRETFARTPKPSTARYAAIATSRTLP, from the coding sequence ATGAGACGCTTCCCGGACGGCTTCCTTTTCGGCGTCGCCACCTCCGGCCACCAGACCGAGGGCGACAACACCAGCAGCGACACCTGGCACCTGGAGAACGTCGCGCCGACGGTCTTCGCCGAGCGGTCCGGCCGGGCCTGCAACAGCTGGGAGCTGTGGCGCGACGACCTCGACCTGGTGCAGGCGATGGGGCTGGGCGCGTTCCGGTTCTCCGTGGAGTGGTCCCGCGTCGAGCCGGAGGAGGGCGGCTTCTCCACCGAGGCGTTGGACCACTACGCGGCGATCGTCGACAGCTGCGCGCAGCGGGGCCTGGCCGCGGTGGTCACGCTCAACCACATGACCTGCCCTAACTGGTTCGCCGCGCGCGGCGGCTGGCTGGACCCGGCCGCGCCCGAGCTGTTCGCCCGCTACTGCGACCAGGTGATGCGCCACCTCGGTGACCGGATCACCATGGCCGTCACCCTCAACGAGCCGAACCTGCCGCAGCTGCTGTCCTGGGCGGACGTGCCGGAGTCGGTGCAGAAGTTGGAGCGGGTAACGCTGGAGGCGGCCGGCGCCGCCGCCGGGGTCCCCCGCTACCGGGTCAGCAACATCATGCTGCCGGAGGAGTTCGACGCGATGCGCGACGGCATGACGGCCGGTCACCTCGCCGCCCGTACGGCGATCAAGGCCAGGTGGCCCGACCTGCCGGTGGGGCTGTCGATCGCCATCGTCGACGACCGGGTGGCCGGCGACGACGTCACGCTGCGCGACCGCAAGCGCGCCGAGGTGTACGACCACTGGCTGCGGCCGGCCAGCGACGACGACTTCATCGGCATCCAGAACTACGAGAGTGCCGTCTACGACGCCAACGGCCTGTTGCCGCCGCCGCCCGGGGCCGCCCTGCACCAGTTGGGCTCGGCGATCGACCCGACGTCACTCGGCGGTGCCGTGCGGTACGCGTACCAGGTCAGCGGGGTGCCGGTCTTCGTGACCGAGCACGGCGTCGGTGTCGACGACGACGCCCTGCGGGCGGACTTCATCGAACCGTCGCTGGCCGGCCTGCTCGACGCGATCGACGACGGCGTCCCGGTGCTCGGCTACTGCCACTGGACGCTGCTGGACAACTTCGAGTGGGCCGCCGGCTATCGCTTCCACTTCGGCCTGCACACCGTCGACCGGGAGACGTTCGCGCGGACCCCGAAACCGAGCACCGCCCGGTACGCCGCCATCGCGACCAGCCGCACCCTGCCCTGA
- a CDS encoding NAD(P)/FAD-dependent oxidoreductase: MSEPQQVDVVVVGLGVAGEEVAGRLSQAGLDVVGVERRLVGGECPYWGCVPSKMMIRAANALAEGRRIDGLAGTADIRPDWTPVARRIRDEATADWSDTAAVDRLTGKGVRVLHGTARLTGPGRVSVDGQEFAARRGVVLATGTVPVVPPIDGLAGTPYWTNKEAIEVTDLPESLVVLGGGAIGLELAQVFARFGVRVTIVEPSERLLSREEPESSALAARALGDDGVRLRLGSRAEWIEHRDDTFAVHLSQGGPESGQRLLVATGRRSDLGGLGIDTVGLDPAARHLPVDERMRVTDERVPVTDGLWAVGDVAGHGAFTHLAMYQADVTVRDILDQGGPAAEYRAVPRVTFTDPEIGAVGLTEQQAREQGFDVRTAVTDVAQSSRGWIHGPGNDGFIKLVADADRGVLVGATSAGPTGGEVLGALAVAVHGEVPLTSLRHMIYAYPTVHRAIQSAVQQLP, from the coding sequence ATGAGTGAGCCGCAACAGGTGGACGTCGTCGTCGTCGGGTTGGGCGTGGCCGGCGAGGAGGTCGCCGGCCGGCTCAGCCAGGCCGGGTTGGACGTGGTCGGTGTGGAGCGCCGGTTGGTCGGCGGCGAATGCCCGTACTGGGGCTGCGTACCGAGCAAGATGATGATCCGGGCGGCGAACGCGCTCGCCGAGGGCCGCCGGATCGACGGCCTGGCCGGCACCGCCGACATCCGTCCGGACTGGACGCCGGTGGCCCGGCGGATCCGCGACGAGGCCACCGCCGACTGGTCCGACACGGCCGCCGTCGACCGGCTCACCGGCAAAGGGGTACGCGTGCTGCACGGCACCGCCCGGCTCACCGGACCCGGGCGGGTGAGCGTCGACGGGCAGGAGTTCGCCGCCCGCCGGGGCGTGGTGCTCGCCACCGGCACCGTCCCGGTGGTACCGCCGATCGACGGCCTCGCCGGCACGCCGTACTGGACCAACAAGGAGGCGATCGAGGTCACCGACCTGCCCGAGTCGCTGGTCGTGCTCGGCGGCGGCGCGATCGGGTTGGAGCTGGCCCAGGTCTTCGCCCGGTTCGGCGTACGGGTGACCATCGTCGAGCCCAGCGAGCGGCTGCTGTCCCGGGAGGAGCCGGAGTCGTCGGCGCTGGCCGCCCGCGCCCTCGGCGACGACGGGGTACGGCTCCGGCTCGGCAGCCGCGCCGAGTGGATCGAGCACCGCGACGACACGTTCGCCGTACACCTGTCGCAGGGTGGCCCGGAGAGCGGGCAGCGGCTGCTGGTCGCCACCGGCCGGCGCAGCGACCTCGGCGGCCTCGGCATCGACACCGTCGGGCTGGATCCGGCCGCCCGGCACCTGCCGGTCGACGAGCGAATGCGGGTCACCGACGAACGGGTGCCGGTCACCGACGGGCTGTGGGCGGTCGGTGACGTCGCCGGCCACGGCGCCTTCACCCACCTGGCCATGTACCAGGCGGACGTGACGGTACGCGACATCCTCGACCAGGGCGGCCCGGCCGCCGAGTACCGGGCGGTGCCCCGGGTCACCTTCACCGACCCGGAGATCGGCGCGGTCGGCCTGACCGAACAGCAGGCCCGCGAGCAGGGCTTCGACGTGCGTACGGCGGTGACCGACGTCGCGCAGTCGTCGCGTGGCTGGATCCACGGGCCGGGTAACGACGGCTTCATCAAGCTGGTCGCCGACGCCGACCGGGGGGTGCTGGTCGGGGCGACGTCGGCGGGACCGACCGGCGGCGAGGTGCTCGGCGCACTCGCCGTGGCGGTGCACGGCGAGGTGCCGTTGACCAGCCTGCGGCACATGATCTACGCGTATCCGACGGTGCACCGCGCCATCCAGTCCGCCGTACAGCAGCTCCCCTGA
- a CDS encoding deoxyribodipyrimidine photo-lyase — MRTAVVLFTRDLRVHDQPALATACATAEQVVPLFVLDPRLAGRSANRDRFLHHSLADLRATLRGLGGDLLVRRGDPVTETIRLAREVDADGVTVSADVSHYARHRQRRLRDECDRHRLAYRAFPGLTVVDPGALTPTNGDHYKVFTPYFRAWAGAGWRTGCAAPERIRLPDGPAVGRLPALPDGESPQAAAGGETAGRRRLRDWLGHVDRYGDSRLDRYGDHHDDLAGDATSRLSPYLRFGCLSPLEVATAAGDRAGPFVRQLCWRDFHYQVANAFPDLATTAYRRGAAEQWRYDADALDAWQTGHTGVPIVDAGMRQLRAQGWMHNRARLITAGYLTKEIGLDWRDGLGWFGRWLLDGDLPNNSGNWQWVAGTGNDTRPHRGFNPLRQAHRFDPAGEYVRRWVPELAGVAGAAVHEPWRLPLAVRAGLDYPPPLSER; from the coding sequence GTGCGTACCGCTGTCGTCCTGTTCACCCGCGACCTGCGGGTGCACGACCAGCCGGCGCTGGCCACCGCCTGCGCCACCGCCGAACAGGTGGTGCCGCTGTTCGTCCTCGACCCACGGTTGGCCGGCCGGTCGGCCAACCGCGACCGGTTCCTGCACCATAGCCTCGCCGATCTGCGGGCGACCCTGCGCGGGCTCGGCGGCGACCTGCTGGTCCGGCGGGGCGACCCGGTCACCGAGACGATCCGGCTCGCCCGTGAGGTCGACGCCGACGGCGTCACCGTCTCCGCCGACGTCAGCCACTACGCCCGGCACCGGCAGCGGCGGCTCCGTGACGAATGCGACCGGCACCGCCTCGCGTACCGCGCCTTCCCTGGGCTGACCGTCGTCGACCCCGGCGCGCTGACCCCGACCAACGGCGACCACTACAAGGTCTTCACGCCGTACTTCCGGGCCTGGGCCGGCGCCGGCTGGCGTACCGGATGCGCCGCCCCGGAGCGGATCCGGCTGCCCGACGGCCCCGCCGTCGGACGGCTGCCGGCCCTGCCGGACGGCGAGTCGCCACAGGCCGCCGCCGGGGGCGAGACCGCCGGGCGGCGCCGGCTACGCGACTGGCTGGGCCACGTCGACCGGTACGGCGACAGCCGCCTCGACCGGTACGGCGACCACCACGACGACCTGGCCGGCGACGCCACCTCGCGGCTCAGCCCCTACCTGCGGTTCGGCTGCCTGTCGCCGCTGGAGGTCGCCACCGCCGCCGGGGACCGCGCCGGCCCGTTCGTCCGGCAACTGTGCTGGCGGGACTTCCACTACCAGGTCGCGAACGCCTTCCCCGACCTGGCGACCACCGCGTACCGGCGCGGGGCCGCCGAGCAGTGGCGGTACGACGCCGACGCCCTCGACGCCTGGCAGACCGGGCACACCGGGGTGCCGATCGTCGACGCCGGCATGCGGCAGCTGCGGGCGCAGGGCTGGATGCACAACCGCGCCCGGCTGATCACCGCCGGGTACCTCACCAAGGAGATCGGCCTGGACTGGCGGGACGGCCTCGGCTGGTTCGGCCGCTGGCTGCTCGACGGCGACCTGCCGAACAACTCCGGCAACTGGCAGTGGGTCGCCGGCACCGGCAACGACACCCGCCCGCACCGGGGTTTCAACCCGCTGCGTCAGGCGCACCGATTCGACCCGGCCGGGGAGTACGTCCGGCGGTGGGTGCCGGAGCTGGCCGGTGTCGCCGGGGCGGCGGTGCACGAGCCGTGGCGGTTGCCGCTCGCCGTCCGCGCCGGCCTGGACTACCCGCCGCCACTGTCGGAGCGCTGA
- a CDS encoding phytoene/squalene synthase family protein: protein MNVDLSAAYANCRDLHRRHGRTYYLATRLLPQWKRRHVHALYGFTRYADEIVDRTDQLPPADRAAALDQWGQRFLAGLHGAPVDDPLLPAVLHTIAVFDLDKADFTAFLRSMAMDLTVTSYPRYPDLLDYMEGSAAVIGTMMLPILGSTDRAAAREPARQLGFAFQLTNFIRDVAEDLDRGRTYLPDEDLARFGVTRADLVDAARHRQATPPIIELIRYEVGRARGHYAAAAPGVTLLEPASQACIRTAYALYGGILDEIAAQGYDVFRRRATVPNRRRAAAALRSLLTPAGTPVTLPGPVDVTAPPTATQPPATPTPAPTTPTPAPTAP from the coding sequence GTGAACGTCGATCTGTCCGCTGCCTACGCGAACTGCCGTGACCTGCACCGACGGCACGGGCGGACCTACTATCTCGCGACCCGGCTGCTGCCGCAGTGGAAACGCCGGCATGTTCATGCTTTATACGGATTCACCCGGTACGCGGATGAGATCGTCGACCGCACCGACCAGCTGCCGCCCGCCGACCGGGCCGCCGCCCTCGACCAGTGGGGACAACGGTTCCTCGCCGGGCTGCACGGCGCCCCGGTCGACGACCCGCTGCTGCCCGCCGTGCTGCACACCATCGCGGTGTTCGACCTGGACAAGGCGGACTTCACCGCGTTCCTGCGCAGCATGGCGATGGACCTGACGGTCACCTCGTACCCGCGCTACCCCGACCTGCTCGACTACATGGAGGGCTCGGCGGCGGTGATCGGCACCATGATGCTGCCGATCCTGGGCAGCACCGACCGGGCCGCCGCCCGGGAGCCGGCCCGACAGCTCGGCTTCGCCTTCCAGCTCACCAACTTCATCCGGGACGTCGCCGAGGACCTGGACCGGGGCCGCACCTACCTGCCGGACGAGGACCTGGCCCGGTTCGGGGTGACCCGCGCAGACCTGGTCGACGCCGCCCGACACCGCCAGGCGACCCCGCCGATCATCGAGCTGATCCGGTACGAGGTCGGCCGGGCCCGGGGCCACTACGCGGCGGCCGCCCCTGGCGTCACCCTGCTCGAACCCGCGTCGCAGGCCTGCATCCGCACCGCGTACGCGCTGTACGGCGGCATCCTCGACGAGATCGCCGCGCAGGGCTACGACGTGTTCCGGCGCCGGGCCACCGTGCCGAACCGCCGCCGGGCCGCCGCCGCGCTGCGGTCCCTGCTCACCCCGGCCGGCACCCCGGTCACCCTGCCCGGTCCGGTCGACGTCACCGCCCCGCCGACGGCGACGCAGCCGCCGGCCACCCCCACGCCAGCGCCGACCACCCCCACGCCAGCGCCGACCGCGCCGTAG
- a CDS encoding polyprenyl synthetase family protein, which translates to MANHTVAGTDRSASVDEPASSATPGPHPAHRRDLLTAAVDDTLIDFLSAEIDALDRIDPALRPFAQIARDTVLAGGKRLRPVFAHWGWRGVVGPEAPLAPVLPALAALELLHAFALVHDDVMDGSATRRGRPTAHRRLAGQHRAAGRDGDPDRFGDGAAVLVGDLCLVWADRLLGQAGVPPRTLLDVRRRYDQMRVETIAGQYLDVLGETEADTWSVDRALRVARHKTASYTVLRPLHLGAALAGPGTDPVIHEAYRRYGTNVGEAFQLRDDLLGVFGDPATTGKPAGDDLRTGKPTVLLLIARELATDAQRAELTRPPSGAGWQSDRESDRESDWEVDRRVDRLVEIVVETGAADQVEQLIEHRVRDAVDALAEAPIDPAARRALTGLAVTATTRQA; encoded by the coding sequence GTGGCCAATCACACAGTTGCCGGCACCGACCGCAGCGCGTCGGTCGACGAGCCGGCCAGCTCGGCCACCCCTGGGCCGCACCCGGCCCACCGACGTGACCTGCTGACCGCGGCCGTCGACGACACCCTGATCGATTTCCTCTCCGCCGAGATCGACGCGCTCGACCGGATCGATCCGGCGCTGCGCCCGTTCGCCCAGATCGCCCGGGACACCGTGCTCGCCGGCGGCAAACGGCTGCGGCCGGTCTTCGCCCACTGGGGCTGGCGCGGGGTGGTCGGCCCGGAAGCGCCGCTGGCTCCGGTGCTGCCGGCGCTGGCCGCGCTGGAACTGCTGCACGCGTTCGCGCTGGTGCACGACGACGTGATGGACGGCTCCGCGACCCGTCGCGGCCGCCCCACCGCCCACCGCCGGCTGGCCGGGCAGCACCGGGCGGCCGGCCGTGACGGTGACCCCGACCGGTTCGGCGACGGTGCCGCCGTGCTGGTCGGCGACCTCTGCCTGGTCTGGGCCGACCGGCTGCTCGGACAGGCCGGCGTGCCACCCCGCACCCTGCTGGACGTGCGGCGCCGCTACGACCAGATGCGGGTCGAGACGATCGCCGGGCAGTACCTGGACGTCCTCGGCGAGACCGAGGCCGACACCTGGTCGGTCGACCGGGCGCTGCGGGTGGCCCGGCACAAGACCGCCAGCTACACCGTGCTGCGGCCGCTGCACCTCGGTGCGGCCCTCGCCGGACCCGGCACCGATCCGGTGATCCACGAGGCCTACCGGCGTTACGGCACCAACGTCGGCGAGGCGTTCCAACTGCGCGACGACCTGCTCGGCGTCTTCGGTGACCCGGCCACCACCGGCAAACCTGCCGGCGACGACCTGCGGACCGGCAAGCCCACCGTGCTGCTGCTGATCGCCCGCGAGCTGGCCACCGACGCTCAACGCGCCGAACTCACCCGCCCGCCGTCCGGCGCTGGTTGGCAGTCCGACCGGGAGTCCGACCGGGAGTCCGACTGGGAGGTTGACCGGCGGGTGGACCGGTTGGTGGAGATCGTCGTCGAGACCGGCGCCGCCGACCAGGTGGAACAGCTGATCGAGCACCGGGTACGGGACGCGGTCGACGCACTGGCCGAGGCCCCGATCGACCCGGCCGCCCGTCGCGCGCTCACCGGCCTGGCGGTGACCGCCACCACTCGGCAGGCATGA